One Gossypium arboreum isolate Shixiya-1 chromosome 13, ASM2569848v2, whole genome shotgun sequence genomic window, tgatttaatttaagcCTTAAACATCTTACTCTTGTGGTAGATCTCTTAATTGAATGTATTGGGTTAGTTTTACATCGGGTCAATATCGATCagattaatttgatatttttcaaGTTAAGATCGTTTCGACTTCGATTTATTCTGGATTGAAGTCGTTTGAGAGAATCGGATCATTTTGGGTTCTAATCACTCTAGGTGTAGACCATTTTGGGTTATTTATTGTGTCGCTTTGATCTCCGATtaatttggatttggatttttgatatttttttaatGGTTAAATTGGATTGGTTTAGGTTGAACAGATCGGATTTTCGATTTCGAAGTTGAAAGCCTATCTCGAGGATTAATTTGCAATATATATCTAAAACATAACTTGATCTTTCATTTGTTAAATATTAATAGTAATTTACCAGGATGTTAAGCTTCCCATTGAACTGAGAAGAAACAGTGTTTAATAGATTCTCCCTTTGAGCTTGATTCGAAACATCACACACCGAACCTGTAACTCGAAAACCCTTTGCTTTCCATTCGAGTAAGCAATCGTTGAGCTCGGTTTCAGTTCGAGAGCATGTATGTACAATTGCTCCAAGTCCAGCTAATTCCTCCACAATTGCATGCCTGATCATATTGACATAAAAACAAACACGTTGAAGACAATATGAAAAACAACAACCTTTCACGTGCATTTCCACTAAATTCATATCAAATCACGTAAATGATACAACTCATTTCATGTCGCGtcgtgttttaattatttttcaccaatttttatcaaataaagaGAGGAAATTACCCGATGCCTTTGGTACCACCGGTGACAAGTGAAGTCATGCCTTGAAGACTCCATCTTTTGTCTTGTCCGTATGGCAACTGATATATATAGACATATATATTCACACAGGGATGAAACCAGAAAATTACTTTAGAGTCAAAGATAATCATAAATTTTCAGagtataaatttatcatttttgggAGCCAATGCGGTCTAATATATCTATTATATCGTTCTAAAATATgacatatattaatatttaaaattaagactaaattgacactattttcaaaaagactaaatcaaaATTCTAACATTTTTGGGAAAGAAAATATAGTGTATAATAAGCAAAACAAAATTCTCGTTTTAAGGGGTTAAAGCCTCTCCCTTGTCCATATATAAGTGTATGGATGATATGCAACGGTCCATATTGTAGGTGTTTTATTATATGATATGTTGTTTTCAGCCATTGAAATTGAAGCCAACCTACTCACCATAAATGGCTAGTGTTTGGTACATATTATTGTCGAGATAAATTCGCATTCAGTATTATTAAGAGTTGGGTGTAGTAGTAAAGATACAAATTCGAATATTGGATATGACTCTCTTAAAAAGGATAATCACAAACCTCGAACATGAatcgtaaaataaaaaaaaaaaatcaatcttGAGCCATTTAAGTTTcattttgatttaaattttaatcattttggtGTATTTTCCGTCGATGTTGATTTGTATGATGCAATCAAGCTTGAATAAGTTGATACATAATTTTGATACTTTAAgtgtaatttttaatttttatttttaatttatccaattaaaactatttcttaattttattatttctcaATCAAAGATATTATTAAAGAAAGAGTAACTTATACAAATGGTCACCCAACTATGCCCGCATTGTTGTTTTGGTCACCTaactttaatattttcaatttagGCACTAACGTTTGAATCCTTTCCTTTTTTGGTCACCCACCATTAAATTGATAACGGAAAgtctttttgtaatttttaaaatatcacatttGATCATCAATACTTACttattctatcaatttggtctCAATTCTAAATAATTCAACAAATATAACCCTTcatatttacaaattctatccATTTGATCCTCAAACTTCCTAACTAAAGCTTTCAGGTTTTAAAACAGAGGCACTCTACAtctattaattgttttatttatggTTGAAATTATTCAATTAGGTAAATaatcctttttatattttttatttagtgCTAGAAATTAACTAAATaccattaaaaataatagaaaatataatttgaaaaatataatatacaataaatctatataaataatttaatatttttaaaaataatattccaCTGCTAGCATAATTGtagtttttaattaatttggtaAATGATTTAACACTAAACCGGATTTTTAGTGATATGTATTGCTTATTGCGGATTTAAAAGtaaaatacaaataattaaaataaatagaacaCATAATAATCtctttcaatttataaaattacaaaaatcatTACCAATTAACAAAAGGAACTTCAAttaattatttcacatttttttcttatgaaaaattaaatgttcaTAATTTTCTCTTATATTGTAAGATAAACTCATTAGTATCGTGAATTGGCTCAAAAAACGGTTAATTAGTTGAGAGAAAAAAATTTGGGGGGGTTACAAATTTATAGATGTGGAATGCCTCTATTTTAAAAGTTGGAAGTTTGATTAGGAAATTTgatgatcaaattgatagaatttgtaaacgtgaagggttaaatttattaaattatttagaattaagataaaattgatagaaaGTATAAGTATTGAAGACTAAGTATGTTATTATTCCAGTTAGAAAAAGGCTTTTCGTTACCAATTTAACAACGGGTGACTGAAACGGGAACGAATTCAAATATTGGTGCCTAAATTAAAAAGTTTTAAAGTTAGATGATCAAAACAAGAACACGAACATAGTTGAGTGACTATTTGTACAATTTACCTTTAAAAGAAAAGTCCAAAGCAAAGTACAAATGGAAACcagcaaacttttttttttttgtcacaatATTTGGTACCCGAACTTTTTTATTCACTATTTTGGCAGTTTTTGATTTGTTATATGTCACGTGATAATCTAGAAATTGTGACACGTGGTATTATAATATGAAaagatgtttaaattttataaaatttaaaaaatgaaattttatttaaaaaattaaacatcaaGATGgaataaaaattcataaatactaaattgaaagaatattTCAAGTTCAAAAATTAAATGCATATTTAAGCCTTTGAAAATAAAGAAGtacttaaattataaatatttataatttaaggaCAAAGGCAAAGGGCAGATAATAACCCAAAAtgttagtataatggtaaaattgcATATTGCCTCTCCAATAATTTATGAAGTAATTTTTTGGCTTTGTTCCTTATAAAATTACTGATAACATGAATCAAGTTACATCAAATTAAAGTAAAgaggttaaattttaaattttaacataGTTGAGATACTAAAAGcacaattagaccattaaaaacatatttaaattatgataaaAGTCTTTAACATTCACAGTTGACAAACATGTCCTCTTATTCATAGCTCATAGCTTAGACATGTCTTATTCATCTCAATTTTCATCCTACATACTTGAGTTCATGGCTCCTTGTTTGTTTCATGATTTACTTAGGAAAGAAGAGGCCATTCACGCTCATCCCACCATCAACACAAATAACCTGCCCTGTTATATATGAAGCCGCCGGTAGGCACAGGAAAGCCACCATAGCTGACACTTCCTTCGGCTGTCCAAGCCGTCCTAATGGTGTTCGGTTTAGGGTAACCTCTAATCCTTCTTTATTAACTTCGAAATACTAGAAAAAGAATACAATAAAATATCGACTTTAAAAATGAAGTTTGATCAAGCTtgaattgaattttgaattttgaatttgagtCAAACTCAAGCTTGTGGTAGCTTCTTACCACGTATGTTCATTTGAGTTCAATTATAAGTTTCTTGAAACAAAAGTATAAAACATAAGGTTAAACTATACCCGAGattactaaattattagtaagtttttgttttgatcacTCAACTTAAAAAAGTTACAACATGGTCCCTGAACTATTCGGAATTTTTCATTTAAGCCACTGagctattcgaaagttttcatttgaTGATTAGAGTCGAATATTAAAGAAGAAAGTTGCTTGAATTTTGGTTCAGAAATTTATGATATTCAAAGAtgttcattaaaaaaaaaaactgaattgTAGGAGAAAAGGGGAAGAAAAGCTTTCGATTGGTGTGAACAGAAAAGGTCATATAGCAGTGATTTTAGCATctcagtgacttaaatgaaaacttttgaatgatccagtgatcattttgtaactttttgaagttgaatgATCTGATCAAAACGTTAACTTACAAATCTTATAGTGACCTTAGGTATAATTTACTCAAAATATAAAGCATAAGGAAGAGCTTCTTACCTTTTCAAGGAGGGCTGTTTTGACGACCGAAGGTACAATAGCATTAACCCTAATATTATCTCTTGCCCAATCACATGACAAGTATTTCGCAAGCTGGTTCATGGCAGCTACAACAAAAACACATAATTTTACACTCTTATATATAACAAGATATACATAATATAAAGTTAATTACGTCAAACATCGTCAAATTATCACTTAATCTAGAATTTAAATTGCTCCATCAATTTTACAATGCTCCGAATGAGTTTTCAAAGTAATAATATTTTATCAATCAAGTTATTTCATCAGTCTAGCATTAAGTGTCAGCTCAGATTTGATCTTCATTCTAAATTGGTCTCTGAATTTCAAAACTTTCAATAACACGTCAAATCTTAACGAGAGAAAGAAAACCCCAAAATTAAGATTTTTTAGaataaaaattaagattttaaaaCATCCATTTtaacaatatttattttcttaattttttcatTTCAAATTATGTCACATATGATCTAATGTGTCATTTATcagttaaattaattatttcaataacAGAAAGACTTAATTGATATAACATTGATAGTTTGGAGATGTGATTAGAATGATTTGAAGTTTAGGGACCAATTTAGAATAAAAGACATAGTTTAAGATGTTTGCTGCAATTAACTCAAATAATAAGTTTAGAAGAAAAAATTACCTTTGTTGGAAGCATATATAGCCCCAAAGTATGCGGGTAATAGACTAGCCATTGAAGACATAAACACAATGCTTCCAGCACCTGAAGCTTTTAAAAGGGGATATGCCAACACACTAATGTTATAAGCCGATTCGAAGTTGGTGCTCGTCAGAAACGAAACATCTTCCGCCGTGTAATCCGTCACCGATTTCGATGTACTCACTCCCACATTATTTATCTACAAATTTTATCCATCATCATAATTTCAGATCCATCGCTTGTCTAACTCTTAATTAGATTTGTCGATTTTATCTGTTTTCGAAAACTCGATTCGATTTAATTATAAAAGGTTAATAGTCCAAATTCAAAGTAATCCGAATTTTAAACTATACGAACTCAAAATAATTCAGCCTAAAAAATTCTAATGATTTAAATTAGAGTTGATCATGGGCCAAGTCAGATTCAAGGCGAGCCTAAACCTGGCCATGCCCAAATATGAGCTTAAAATTTTGCTCAAGTCTGCCCTGCCCATATTTATAAATGGCTAACTGAAGTCTATTTTAGGTCCacccatattatttttttaattttaaaaaatatatttattttaatatataataattttatatattttttatttattaaaattatatatagtcatcttaacatttgttaatgtttacattatagtagtattatctattattataaatttaaattttatgtggtataaattatataatatataaaaataatataataaaaacatgACAAACTTTAAAACTCGTGGCCAGTGTCTTCTCTCTTAATGGGCCTACCGAACGCAAAGGATTAGTCATTGGACTCACTCTAATGAATACCTTTgagaactaaaaaaaaaaaggactagACCGGGCTCGAGCTTTGAATATTCCAGCCTGAGCTCAACCATATTTTAAACGGGCCTGTTTTTTGGCTCAAACCTTTTTTAAAGCCTAAAATTTTTATTCAAACCCTTCCAAATTTCATATGATTTTTCAGACCTAAACGGGTAACCCAGCCATTAATAAGTCTAATTTAAACCTAAAatgatttatattatatttgagaTCATCGCTGAAAAGAAAAATTCTCTTATTTATTTTGCTAATCACTCTatgttttagattttaaaatttagatttaattATTAATCCCGTTAAAATTCTTCTGTTGAATTCATTGtgtaatattttgaaataaatatatatatatacttatttgGTAGCTATATAACAAAAAATTAACGTTGTCATGAACCTAAATTTAACAGAATAATGTTAACGATATTAATAATTGAACTTGTATTTTTATATACTAGAAAAAAAGATgggttaaatattttaaatatataaagagTAAAAGGAGTTTGAACATTTATAGTAATTTACCAGGATGTTAAGCTTCCCGTTGAATTCAGAGGAAACAGTGTTTAACAGATTCTCCCTTTGAGTTTGATCTGAAACATCACACACCGAACCTGTAACCCGAAAACCCTTTGCTTTCCATTCGAGTAAGCAATTGTTGAGCTCGGTTTCAGTTCGAGAGCATGTATGCACAACCGCTCCGAATCCAGCTAATTCCTCCACAATTGCATGCCTGATCATCAATTGCAGTACTTGGTTTTTCACATTGACATAAAATCAAACATGTTGAAAACAATATGAAAAACAATCATCTTTTACATACATTTCCACTAAATTCATGTCAAATCATGAAAATGAGATAAGCCTCTTCGTGTCGTGTCGTGTGTTAGTTgttattctgaaatttttatgaaaGAACGAGAGGAAATTACCCGAGCCCTTTGGTTCCACCAGTAACAAGTGCAGTCATGCCTTGAAGACTCCATCTTGAAGACTCCATTTTGCTAAAAACCCCTGCTTCACCCATTTTGcttacattcatatatatatatatatatatataaaagttcaCTAAACTATTATTAAGTTTTTTTgccaaaaaaatattaataagtttatgttttgatCAATCAACTTtagaaagttataaaatagtcacagaattattcgaaaattttcatttaattcttGCTAATGAGTTCCAAGCGACAATTCGATGATTGGTACAGTAAATCAATACTCATCAACAAATAAATGAACATACTTTAGAtccaagttgaatgaataatcaGTGTCAAAAATCATATAAGAAAATTTACTCAGTGTAGtttaaccatatatatatacatatatatccatGGGTGAAACTAAAAATTTCTTTTAGTGGCCAGTGATTAAGTCATATTTTGTATGACAACAATAAATGATTAGAAGaagttaaattataattttaccatatattaacttataattttatgaattttgagAGGTTTAAAACAGAAATTTCCCATTTTAAGGGTGAGGTCCCTTCACCCTAAATGTACTCTACTATTATAAAAttcttaatttaaattaatataaccaactttattttaaaaatatttttatatatattttttcaacgGTCCACATAGtcaatgttttattatatacgtTTGTGTTGGATATTATCATTTTTTCCAGCCATCGATTTTGAAGTCAAcaaataataaatgttttatttatttttactccaataaatatatatatgtctttttcagaggcttatttttatgtatattagtttaaaattttatttagtaaATTAGATGTTATTTATATCCTTTTGTCTTTTCAATTTTAAGATGGTATAATGTCATAAATAGTCCTTACAAGCTCATTAAATTTGATCAATATAGTCCATCCATTTTGCAAGTTCAAAAGTGAATATAACGTTCATCTTAAAATTGTACTTCGTTAACAAGTAAATCTTaaacttttcatattttataaataatcggatttcaatactttaattttaatttaaaaataacggTTTTAAAATATAATTCTAAATCGAAGgaacatgttgaaattttgataaaattaaggactatattgaaaattttaagatgaaactagtaaatttttaaatatagttTTGAAGTggatggactaaattgaaaatgaattTTTATTGATCATGTATAGTATTATTCCAAGGCGAAGCAAGAAACTTTTTTTTAGGGTGCCGGAGATTTGATCATATTTTTATGAGAACAAAATGTAGTtatatttttttatggtttttaaaAGGAGTAAATCGAAATTTTAAAAAAGGATGAAGTTTAAAACAGAAATTTCTGATTTTAGGGTCAGCGATCCACATGGTAGAGTGTTTTATTATATACGTTACTGCATATTATACGTTAGGAAATTATTGTCCCTTTCAGCCAACCATCAAGTCCTAATGCAAGGACCCTAGGGTTTGGTACATATTATTTCGATATTAAAACATTATTATCGATGGAATTTGAGTGCAATATTAAGATATATTATacttttaattaaatatataagTTCAAATTATGAAGAAAACTCTATTAAGAGGGATAATCACAAATTCTAAATAtgtatcataaaataaatattgtaaataaataaataaaagaaatcgatattaaataatttaagttttatttcaattaaaatttcaatcattGTGATGTATTCATTTGTATGGTGTGTATTTAAtatattaaactaattttctaattttgaattatcgaataaaaattatttcttaatttttattttatttttacaattacactaaaaagtaatatatatatatatatatatataatcattatattaagttattaaagctaataaataataagaaattttatatttgcataatatttttatgtacataactGAAGCATATTTGCATAAATATGTATAGATAATATATGTTTACTACCATAAAATGCCTAATTGAGTGTGTTTCATAAGTTGAATGAATACTAGGAATattagaaaaacaaagaaaaaacaaaaatttaaaatgaatgatATAAAGGTTTTTTTAAAAGAACAAAAAAGCACTACtattttgtatttttcttttcaaaaagcaATTTTTTTGACCATCCAATGGCCGGTCATTTTTGAACCCATTGTCTTCAACACTCTGGTTGTCCTAAAATCAAGAGACAAGACTCAAGCTCCTTGAAGATAATACAAATCTACTCAAAGCATATTTACTATAGATGAACAACATTTCAAAACTActctaaaagaaaaacaaaaaggtaTTCCCACTTTGTTGAACCCGCTACCTCAAGTACTGAAGCTCTCCGCAGAATTGAGAGATAAAATTTCAACTCAATTCAGGGATAATATTGACCTATTAAGAAATCCATGAGCCTAGATATTTTTATAAAGAGTCAACCTCAGGctcaatattattattttattttgtcacAACATTTGGTACTAACttttttattcactattttaaaacaaattcagaattttaaatttatatttgcataacatatttatatgtatataataaagtGCATTTGCATGTATATCTAATATTTTATTAACGAAGTaggatttaaaatataaattatatgcgaaaacatatatgaaataatgataaccacaaaatgtaacacaaaaaacaaaatattttacgtCATCTAGTAACTTTAGGCTTACGATTATACTGAggatcaatttaaattatttagttCAAATTATTCACTGTTTACGAGCAAATCAAATAAACAAAATGTCAAATCACCATTAATCTTGAGCCACATTCTGCATAAATGTAAAGTTCACTCCAAATTGAAACATAAAAACTCGTATGAAACTCCAATGGTGTCTGCTTAACAACAATAAAATGACATATTACTGTCCAAAACATGAAAAGATTCAGTGACTGATACCCTTCTTTGCTTTGAGCGATTCAAGAGCCTTCTTCCTCAACTCGATCTCAAGCTTCTTCTGTTCAGTTTCTGCCTCCTCCTCGTCATCATCTGGACGAAACTTTCCAGTTCCTGCATGCTCACCATCTGAACTAGAATCATCATCGTGACGTTTTGTTTTGAGCTTCTCTGCACGCCGTGCTTCTCTTTTGCGACGCCGTTCCTCGCTACGTTTACGTTTTTCTTCCTTTCTTAatctcttttcttcctttttcctcCTCTTAGCTTCTTTCCTGTCATCGATTTCGGAATCATAACTAGAATCATCGTCGTCTGAAGTGACTTTACGCCTCTCGGACCGTTTATGCTTTCTCTTACCATCCTTGTGCTTAGTTCTGCGCTTATCGCTTCCCTTGGAATCTGAATCAGAACCACGGTTATTATAATCAACCTTTTCAAGCAACATAGGTGAAGTTTCTACTTTGTGGTGTTCATCACTGTCCTTTGTGTTTTTATGGGAACGACTTCTTTCGTCTGATCTTTTTCCTTCTCTCAAGCGTGATCTACTTTGCTTCTCACCTTGAAATGAATCCTCCGATATTGCTGGTGATCGCTGTCGGTCAGGAGTTCCTGAATGAACCACTTCTCCGGAAGACCTTCTGCTATGAAGAATATGCAAATAGTAAGACCTCAATGAACCTGTACTTAAACAGAAGCATATAATCTCATGATTGCAACAAAATAGTACCTTTTTGTTTCAAGGTCTTTCTTTCTTGATTCAACATTATCAAGCCGACTCCGAGAGTCTGTAGACCGACTGCCTGCCAATCGTTCAGGAGTATGAACCTTCCTAGGAGAAACCCTTTGCCTACTGATAGGCGGTGAATGCCTTCGGACGAAAAAATAAACCAAACTAAATTGAACATTCATCATCTAATAAGAGCCAACAGAAGCACTAAAATTGTAAGAACATTTATTTAATATGGAATTAACCTGCTTTCACTGGTTTCATTTCTTCTCCCCGTTCCTTGACCGTCCCGATGACCTTTCAGTTCTCTTGATTTCCGTTCAGGACTAAAGCTATCATCACGAGCAATTCGGGCCTTCCTCTGCCTCGGGGGACTTCCATATGGACTTGACGACCTTCAGAATAaacaatgtgaaataaataagCTGTATAGGCATGGAcactcattttaaaaaaaaaaaggtaacagATTAAGATTTAAAAATGCACCTCCTATCTTCACTTCCAGATCGGTTCCTCACATGTGATGGGGATTTGGAGAGAGGAGACTTATTTGGGGGTGGTGATAAACCAGGCACTTTATCATCTGTATCACTCTGATCCATACGATCTGAGCGTGTGGACCTCATACTAGAGTGGTTATGTCCCACAGGAGACAACTTCCGACGCATTCTGCACCATAGAATTTGGCAATACATATTAGACTGCTCCACGTTTTCAGTCTAAGGAACAAGTAAATCAAAACTGTAGGAACAGATGCCATCATACCGCTGTCCTCCTGGAGAAAGCGAAGATGATCTTTGTCCCTTTGGAGACCTCCTAACTGGTGAAGAAGATCTACGTTGCACAGGAGACATAGAACTTGATTGATAAGGTGACGGAGACTTACCACGGGAAGGAGTTACTGACCTACGGCTGGAAGGGGGTGATCTACGTTGCCATGGGGATGAAGATCTGCGGTGTCGCTGTTGCACAGGAGAAGGTGATCTACGTCGCATGGGAGGTGGTGATCTTCGTCGTAGAGGTGATGGAGACCTACGGCGCACAGGCAATGGGGATTTACGACGTATAGGTGAAGGAGATCTGCGACGCACAGGGGAACGAGATCCATGAAGCATAGGTGAGGGAGACCTACGACGCCGTACAAGAGATGGTGATCTGCGACGTCGAATGGACAATGGTGATCTACGACGTGTAATAGGTGATGGTGATCTATAACGTCGGATGGGTGAACGAGATCTACGGTGCACAGGTGTAGGTGACCTGCGCCGATAAGGAGAACGAGATCTACGGCGCACAGGTGTAGGTGACCCGCGCCGATAAGGAGAACGAGACTGAGATCTACGCCTGGAGTAAGACGGTCTTCGTCTTTCAGGAGACCTTCGCCTGTAATAAGATGGTCTTCGTCTTACAGGAGAGCGTGAAAAAGAAGGTGAATGCCTGGATCGAGGAGTTGAAGATCGCCTTCTAGGAGATGGATGCATCCTATCAGAGGAAACAGAGCGTTGCCGTGATTCAGGTGATCTAGATACACTCCTAAACTTCTGTTTGCCACTGCATGTAAATTCAGATGGtaaaatctcaaaaattttatACTAGTAGAACACTCGAGAACTATCAAAAACACAAATTGAACATGTAATCCCCCATTTCAAATTTAGAAAGGTTAACAACCAAATGTGTTTATGCTATTTGTTATAGATTGAGAAAAACATACTCTGAATAGCTTCTCGAATTAGAAAACGATCTGCTGACTGATTGAGAACGTGATCTGCATAAGAAGCCCGATATATTTAATAAGCAttcaaaaacacatttaaaagaAAATGCTATTAATACATCATAAGTGTTCTATAAACTAAAAATTACCAGTTTTGAAGAAAATGTTTCCATTTACTTCAAATTTCAAATACACATTTTGCATTCAAAAACCACTTCCCAATGATCCCTGAACTTACCCATTTGGTAAGAAAAGGCTAACCATCCAAACAATTTTAATGCACAATCGCAAAATTCCACAAACGTGAAATAGGTAACAAGCTTGGACTTCCAACTTGCAAGTGAGGGTAAACAGCCCTATAGTATGATAAAAAGCCATAACTAAGGTTGCATACCCCAAAAGTCATTGGGCATCTACAa contains:
- the LOC108484472 gene encoding tropinone reductase homolog At1g07440-like isoform X2, with the translated sequence MNVSKMGEAGVFSKMESSRWSLQGMTALVTGGTKGLGHAIVEELAGFGAVVHTCSRTETELNNCLLEWKAKGFRVTGSVCDVSDQTQRENLLNTVSSEFNGKLNILINNVGVSTSKSVTDYTAEDVSFLTSTNFESAYNISVLAYPLLKASGAGSIVFMSSMASLLPAYFGAIYASNKAAMNQLAKYLSCDWARDNIRVNAIVPSVVKTALLEKVRINKEGLEVTLNRTPLGRLGQPKEVSAMVAFLCLPAASYITGQVICVDGGMNKRWSLQGMTSLVTGGTKGIGHAIVEELAGLGAIVHTCSRTETELNDCLLEWKAKGFRVTGSVCDVSNQAQRENLLNTVSSQFNGKLNILINNVGTNIAKTVMDYTTEDVSFLTSTNFESAYNISVLAHPLLIASGAGSIVFISSIAGITPAYLMPIYGANKVF
- the LOC108484472 gene encoding tropinone reductase homolog At1g07440-like isoform X1, which produces MNVSKMGEAGVFSKMESSRWSLQGMTALVTGGTKGLGHAIVEELAGFGAVVHTCSRTETELNNCLLEWKAKGFRVTGSVCDVSDQTQRENLLNTVSSEFNGKLNILINNVGVSTSKSVTDYTAEDVSFLTSTNFESAYNISVLAYPLLKASGAGSIVFMSSMASLLPAYFGAIYASNKAAMNQLAKYLSCDWARDNIRVNAIVPSVVKTALLEKYFEVNKEGLEVTLNRTPLGRLGQPKEVSAMVAFLCLPAASYITGQVICVDGGMSVNGLFFPK
- the LOC108486311 gene encoding uncharacterized protein LOC108486311, translated to MSGGFFRGTSADQDTRFSNKQAKLLKSQKFAPELEHLVDMTKVKMDVIRPWIATRVTELLGFEDEVLINFIYGLLDGKEVNGKQVQISLTGFMEKNTGKFMKELWSLLLSAQRNASGVPQQFLDAKEEETRKKKAESDRIANEIQKKKDKEIRENEQDRLRKMDDGDEIKAGDTELDLSSKNMLPTKGSRARPEEERDADQRNGVGRNRSRSQSVSRSFSNSRSYSDGKQKFRSVSRSPESRQRSVSSDRMHPSPRRRSSTPRSRHSPSFSRSPVRRRPSYYRRRSPERRRPSYSRRRSQSRSPYRRGSPTPVRRRSRSPYRRRSPTPVHRRSRSPIRRYRSPSPITRRRSPLSIRRRRSPSLVRRRRSPSPMLHGSRSPVRRRSPSPIRRKSPLPVRRRSPSPLRRRSPPPMRRRSPSPVQQRHRRSSSPWQRRSPPSSRRSVTPSRGKSPSPYQSSSMSPVQRRSSSPVRRSPKGQRSSSLSPGGQRMRRKLSPVGHNHSSMRSTRSDRMDQSDTDDKVPGLSPPPNKSPLSKSPSHVRNRSGSEDRRSSSPYGSPPRQRKARIARDDSFSPERKSRELKGHRDGQGTGRRNETSESRHSPPISRQRVSPRKVHTPERLAGSRSTDSRSRLDNVESRKKDLETKRRSSGEVVHSGTPDRQRSPAISEDSFQGEKQSRSRLREGKRSDERSRSHKNTKDSDEHHKVETSPMLLEKVDYNNRGSDSDSKGSDKRRTKHKDGKRKHKRSERRKVTSDDDDSSYDSEIDDRKEAKRRKKEEKRLRKEEKRKRSEERRRKREARRAEKLKTKRHDDDSSSDGEHAGTGKFRPDDDEEEAETEQKKLEIELRKKALESLKAKKGISH